Part of the Streptosporangiales bacterium genome is shown below.
GGCCGACCTCGGACCGCCAGCACGGCCGCGGCGGCGCGCAGGGCCGCCAGGTGCGCCGTGGCGAAGCGCAGCGCCGGCGTGTCCGTCTCGCCGGCGGCCTCGCCGAGCATCCGGTGCGCCTGCTCGAGGTAGCCGCGGGCGGAGAAGCCGAGCCGACGGGCCCGCGAGCGGTCGCCCGCCCGCCGGCGCCGGTCGAGCATGGCGTCGTCGGTGACCTGGGTGTGCGCCGTCATGCCGGACCTCCCCGATCCTCGGTGCCCGCCGCACCACCGGCGGCGCCGGTGGTGGTCAGCGACCAGTTACCCGGTTGCCCGTGGCTCCAGTCGAAGCACAGCTCGTAGACGCCGGGCACCTGTTGCCGCGGCCGGACGGCCTCCACCTGCCAGAACTCACGGCCACCCGCGGACGACTCATCGGTCACGCCCGGCACGTCCGAGGCCAGCAGCCCGCGCACCGACGCCGACTGCCACAGCGGACCGGTCTCCAGCCAGTGCGCCAGCACGCCCTGCACCCGATAGACCCGGCCCCGCCACCGGAACGACGTCGGGCAGGCATCCCTGCTCTCCACGTCGATCGGCTCCGCGAAACCGGCGGCCATTGTCGTACCCCCTTGACATGCTGCTGTCGAGGTCTGCGGAACCGGGTGGGGTGCTTCCCCCACACCACACCCGGTTCCTGCCGGGCCCCGCCCGAGGCGGGGGTCGAGGACCACCTCGGGCGGGACCCTGCGCCCCGACCGACGCGAAGCTGCGAGTCCCTTCTTCGCGTCGACTCGAACACCTGTTCGAATGACAGTTACTCTACCCCGCCCTCACCGAGGGTGCAACCCCACGACGTAACCGCCCCCGTGTCAGGCATGCTGGTGCCGTGGAGCAACCTGATCGGACCACGATCACCTCAGCGCTCAAGGAGCAGTACGCCGCGGTGACCGAGGTGGTCGAACAGCTCCCCGACGACACCTTCATGCGCGGCACCGGGTGTCCTGGCTGGTGCGTACGCGACGTGCTCTTCCACCTGTTGCTGGACGCGCAGCGCGGGCTCGTCGCCCTTGCCACCCCGGCGCGCGGGTCCACCGACCGCGACCTGGTCACGTACTGGCAGGACTTCAAACCAGACACCGAGGACGCCGCGCAGGCGGCCAAGGAGCATGCGCGCTTCGTCCGGCTCTCCGCCTCGGCCTACCGCTCCCCGGCCGCGCTGGTGCGGCAGTGGCGGGAGACCGCTGGGGCCACCGCGAGGGTCGCCGCGGAGGCCACGCAGCAACCGGTGGCCACGCAGGGGCACACCATCGCGAGCACCGACCTGATCGGCACGCTGGCCGTCGAGGCCGCGGTGCACTACCTCGACCTCACAAAGGAGCTGTCGGACGTCCCGCCGCCGTCACGGCGCGCGCTCTCGCTCGTCCGGCACACCCTCGACGGCCTCGCCGGCGTGCCGGCGCCGGACGACTGGGACGACGTCACCTACGCGCTCAAGGGTACCGGCCGGATGCGACTGGACGCGGCCGACCGCGACGCACTCGGCGACGCGGCCGACCACTACCCGCTGTTCGGCTGAGCCTCGCTCAGCAGGTCGCCAGCATCTCCTCGAGCGCGCCCTTCTCGGCGTCGGTGACGGTGAGGTCGTACACGTACTTCACGTCCACCCAGCTCCGCGAGTAGACGCACCAGTAGTCGGTGTTCTCCGGCTTCCACTCGGACGGGTCGCTGTCGCCCTTGGACGAGTTGCTCGACTGCGACGCGATGATCAGCTGAGCGTGCTCCAGGTCGTTGGCGAACGTCTCGCGCTCGTCGATGGTCCAGTCCTGCGCCCCGGAGATCCAGGCGTTCTTCAGCGGCACCATGTGGTCCACCGTCGCCTCGGACGGCTCCGAAGTGGTGGTCTCGTCGTAGACGCTGAACCAGCTGCCCGACGTCGGATAGCAGTCGCTGCCGACCTGGACGTCGGTCCCGTCGCGCTGCAGCACCATCTCCCTGGTGTCGCAGCTGTCACCTTGCTCGGACCAAGTGGGGAACTCGTCCCTGGAGTAGCCGTCCTCGGGCATCGGATCGGCCACGGTGAGCTCGGCGAGATGCGCGAGCGCGGTCTCGGCGTCCGGCGGCGCCGGCGGTTCTGCGACGGCCGGACCGGCGAACCCGGAGACGACGAGCAGTGCGGCGGCGGTCAGTGCGGTGAGCACCCGACGCGCCGGCAGGGCGGGCCGGCGGCGGGCAGGTTTGGGGGCAGTCATGGCGGCACCTCCATGGCGAAACTGCGGAATGCAGATATCCGCTTACGAAACGTATCTGGATTCTCGCAGCCGACCGCGGATCTGCGAACCAACAACTACGAAGCGTTGCATTAACTCGGAGGAAGGCTGTCGGTACGCCGACCTATGCTGGCGACGTGAGCTTGAGCGGATACCTGACCTTCGTCGCGTTCTCCGTCGTGGTGATCGTCGCGCCAGGGCCGGACTTCGCCGTCGTCGTGAAGAACACCCTCAGCGGCGGCCGCACGGCGGGGATCTTCGGCAGCCTGGGCATCGTCAGCAGCTCGTTCATCCAAGCCAGTGCGGCGGCGTTCGGGGTCGGCGCGGTCATCGCTCGCTCGCAGCCGCTGTTCGAGGCGGTGCGGTGGGCGGGTGTCTGCTACCTGTGCCTGCTGGCGTTCCAGGCGCTGCGCTCGGCCGTCCGCGGCGACTACACAGCGCACCCGGACGCCGACGGGCATCCGGTGCCGGCGCGACGGTTCGCGGCCTGGCGGCAGGGCTTCCTCTCCAACATCACCAACCCGAAGGTGCTCGCGCTGTACCTGTCGGTGCTGCCCCAGTTCCTCGACCCCGCGGCGGGACCACTGGCCGGCATGGCGCTCGCCTACACGTTCGTCGGGTTGAGCCTGGCGTGGCTCGCCGTCGTCGTGTGGTTCCTGCACCGGCTCCGCGCGTGGTTGAGCCGGCCGCGGGTACGCCGCGCGCTGAACGCGGTCACCGGCACGGTGCTCGCCGGGTTCGCGGTCAGGCTGGCGACCGAGCAGCGGCGACCACCACGACCGCACAGTGCGCGCCGGGGTTCGCGGTGCCGTGCTCGCCGGGATCGCGGTCACGCTGGCGACCGAGTAGCGGGGAGCTGCCACAGGCATGGCACCCGCCTGGACCGCCGTCGGGCCGGCGACCTCGACCACCGCCGCGCCGCACCCGCCAGGATCGCGGTCACGCTGGCGACCGAGCAGCGGCGACCTGCCACAGGCATGACACCCGCCCGCACCGCGGTCACGCTGGCGACCGAGCAGCGGGGAGCTGCCACAGGCATGACACCCGCCCGCACCGCGGTCAGCCCGGCGACCTCGACCACCGCCGCGCCGCACCCGCCAGGTTCGCGGTCAGGCCGGCGACCGTGCTCGCCGGGTTCGCGGTCAGGCTGGCGACCGGGTAGTGGCGACCTCGGTCACCGCGGTGCCGATCGCTCGCCACGCTGCCTCGACGTGTGGCCACTGTGTCTGTGGCGAACCGATGCAGAATCGCAGCACCATCCGGTCGTCGACGCTCGCGTGCGAAAGGAAGAGCTCGCCGGACTCGTTCAGGCGGCGGAGTACCAGCTCGGTGAGCTCGTTGCCGTCACCGTCCGGCACGCCCACCAGCTGCTCCCAGCGCGGCCGCAGGCACACCAGGCCGAGCAGCGGCTCGGTGACGAGCTCGAACCGCTCGTCGGCGCGTACGGCCGCGGCCAACCGGCCGGCCAGCTCGACGCCGTGCTCGATGTGGGCGCGCAGGCCCGCCGCGCCGTACCACCTGATCACCGACCACAGCTTCAGCGCGCGGAAGCGGCGGCCGAGCGGCACCTGCCAGTCGCGGTAGTCGACGACGGCACCCGACTCGGTCGCACGGTTCCTGAGGTACTCGGGGACGATCGAGAGCGCGCCGGTCAACGCCGCCTCGTCACCTACCCAGAGCGCGGTGCAGTCGAAGTTGGTCAGCAGCCACTTGTGCGGGTCGGTGCAGTACGAGTCGGCGTACTCGGCCACCCCGTCGATCAGGTGCCTGTGGTCCGGGCACACGGTGGCCACTCCCGCGTACGCGGCGTCGACGTGCAGCCAGATCCCGTGTGCGGCGCAGATCTCGCCGATGCTGCGCACCGGGTCGACCGCGCCGGTACCCGTGGTGCCGACGGTCGCACACACCATCGTCGGGGTCGCACCGGCGGCGATGTCCGCGGTGAGCAGCCGCTGCAGGCTCGCCGGGTCCATCGCGAGGTCGGCACCGACGTCGACGACGCGTAGCTGGTCCGCGCCGATACCCGCGATGCGTACGGCCTTCTCCATCGACGAGTGCGTCTCCCCCGTCACGTACACCGTGTGCTCGCCACCCGCCGTCGACGCCCGGTGCCTCGCGGCGAGCAACGCGACCAGGTTCGCGCTCGACGCGGAGTCCTCGATCACGCCGCCGCCGGCCGAGTCGTGCCGGAACGCCTCCGGCAGGCCGAGCAGCTCGGCCAGCCAGTCGGTGACCACCATCTCCAGCTCCGTGCACGCGGGGCTCGTCGCCCACAACATGCCCTGCACTCCCAGTCCCGACGACAGCAGGTCGCCGAGGATCGCCGGGCCGGACGCGTTCGCCGGGAAGTAGGCGAAGTACGACGGGTGCTGCCAGTGCGTGACGCCGGGGAGGATCACCCGCTGCAGGTCGGCGAGCACGGCCGCGAACGGCTCACCGTGCTCGGGCGGGTGCGCGGGCAGTGCCGCGCGCACCTCACCGGGGCTCACCTGTGCGCCGACGGGATATGTACCGACGCCGGCGAGGTAGTCGGCCACCCAGTCCACGACCTGGTGACCGTACTCGCGGAACTGCTCGGGGCTCATGTGACGGGACATGAGGCCGAGCTTAGGACGTCAGTTGCGTACGTATACCCGCTCGTTGTGCGCGACCATGTCGGGGAACGAGTTCGCGGTGTGCATGGGGATGCGCACACACCCGTGCGAAGCCGGGTAGAGCGGCACAGAAGGCGCGCCGTGGAACGCGATGCCGCCGTTGAAGTAGATCGGGTTGTACAGCAAGCCGAGCTTGGACTTGCGCCAGCCGGGGATGCGGCGGGACGCCTTGTAGTCGCCGGTCGGCGTGACCGCCACACCGCACGACGTGCCGGACTCGCCGGTGACCTCGTCTGTGTACTCCTCGCAGTACTCCACCCCGGAGCCGCTCGAGATGTGGGAGATCAGCTCGATCTCGTCGTCCTCGTACGCGACGAGGAGCTGCTTCTTCAGCATCACCTCGACCCGGTCGGCCGCGCCGTTCGGCACCCGCACCTTCGGCTCCTTCGGGTCGGTGAGCGCGTCGCGGGTCTTCCTGCCGATGGTGCTGGTCGGCTCGATGCCGTTCACCTTCTGGAACGCCCAGACGGCGACGAGCGTGGCGGCGCCGTACTGGCCGTCCACCTTGCCCGGGTCGTAGTTCAGCTCCTCGAGCCTGCGCTGCAGCTTCTCGACCCGTGGGCCCTTGGCACCCTGCAGGATCTTCTTGTCGCCGAGGTCGAACGGCTCCTCGGTCTTGGTCGGGCTCGGCTTGGCCGAAGGGGTGCTCTTCGCACTCGCCGACTTGGTCGCCGCGGCCGGCGTCTTGTCGCTCTGTGCGGAGTTGGCGGTGCCGCACGCCGTGGCCAACAGGGCCGTAGCCACCAACAACACACCCGGCCCCACCAGCCGCCGAACCATCCGTACCTCCGCAGACATCGTCCCGTCACGCATGGACGTTCGACCGGCGAACGGCATCGGGGGTTCCTGGTCACGAAAACAACGGCCCCGGGTGACAGGTTTGAGCAGCTTAGCAGCGGGCAACGGTCGTCGATGTGATCCACGCCGGCATCCACACAGCCGTGACCGGATCGATAACCTCTCGGCCATGCAGAACAACGTCGAACGAGTGGTCGAGGTCCTCCGGGCCGAGGGCGCGACCGGTGAGGTACGGATGCTGGAGGACAGCGCGCCGACGGCCGCGACGGCGGCTGCGGGGCTGGGTGTCGAGGTCGCACAGATCGCGAACTCGCTCGTCTTCGTCGCGGACGGCGAGCCGTTGCTGGTCATCGCGAGCGGCGGCAGGCGCGTGGACACCACGCTGCTCGCGCAGCACCTGGGGGTCGCGAAGATCCGCCGCGCCGACCCCGAGCTGGTGCGCTCGCACACCGGTTTCGCCATCGGCGGGGTGGCACCCGTGGGCCACCGCAACCCGATCCGCACGGTGGTCGACAACTCGCTCGCCGAGTGGGACGAGGTCTGGGCGGCCGCGGGCCACCCGCACTCCGTCTTCCCCACCTCGTACGACGAGCTGCTGCGCATCACCGGCGGTGAGGCGCACGACGTGCGGGCCGAGCAGGCACCGACGACCTGAAAAGATGGGTGCGTGCGGGTCGAACGCAGGTGGTGATGGACGAACCGAATCCGGCGCACTATCGCATCGAGGCGGCCGAGCTGAGCGAGCACCTGCTCGGCGAGCTGGCCCGTGTCTACGGTGCGGCCAACGACCCGAACGACGACCGCACGCGGCGGGCGATGCTGTTCGCCCAACACGCCAACGAGCCACAGTGGCAGGCGATCATCGCCGGCTCCCCCGTGGTCGGCTTCGCGTACGGCTTCCACTGCGTGCCCGGCCAGTGGTGGCGCGAGACGGTGTACGAGCAGCTCCGCGCCCGGCT
Proteins encoded:
- a CDS encoding maleylpyruvate isomerase family mycothiol-dependent enzyme; the encoded protein is MEQPDRTTITSALKEQYAAVTEVVEQLPDDTFMRGTGCPGWCVRDVLFHLLLDAQRGLVALATPARGSTDRDLVTYWQDFKPDTEDAAQAAKEHARFVRLSASAYRSPAALVRQWRETAGATARVAAEATQQPVATQGHTIASTDLIGTLAVEAAVHYLDLTKELSDVPPPSRRALSLVRHTLDGLAGVPAPDDWDDVTYALKGTGRMRLDAADRDALGDAADHYPLFG
- a CDS encoding DUF1524 domain-containing protein, with the protein product MTAPKPARRRPALPARRVLTALTAAALLVVSGFAGPAVAEPPAPPDAETALAHLAELTVADPMPEDGYSRDEFPTWSEQGDSCDTREMVLQRDGTDVQVGSDCYPTSGSWFSVYDETTTSEPSEATVDHMVPLKNAWISGAQDWTIDERETFANDLEHAQLIIASQSSNSSKGDSDPSEWKPENTDYWCVYSRSWVDVKYVYDLTVTDAEKGALEEMLATC
- a CDS encoding aminotransferase class V-fold PLP-dependent enzyme, which encodes MSPEQFREYGHQVVDWVADYLAGVGTYPVGAQVSPGEVRAALPAHPPEHGEPFAAVLADLQRVILPGVTHWQHPSYFAYFPANASGPAILGDLLSSGLGVQGMLWATSPACTELEMVVTDWLAELLGLPEAFRHDSAGGGVIEDSASSANLVALLAARHRASTAGGEHTVYVTGETHSSMEKAVRIAGIGADQLRVVDVGADLAMDPASLQRLLTADIAAGATPTMVCATVGTTGTGAVDPVRSIGEICAAHGIWLHVDAAYAGVATVCPDHRHLIDGVAEYADSYCTDPHKWLLTNFDCTALWVGDEAALTGALSIVPEYLRNRATESGAVVDYRDWQVPLGRRFRALKLWSVIRWYGAAGLRAHIEHGVELAGRLAAAVRADERFELVTEPLLGLVCLRPRWEQLVGVPDGDGNELTELVLRRLNESGELFLSHASVDDRMVLRFCIGSPQTQWPHVEAAWRAIGTAVTEVATTRSPA
- a CDS encoding L,D-transpeptidase family protein; translation: MVRRLVGPGVLLVATALLATACGTANSAQSDKTPAAATKSASAKSTPSAKPSPTKTEEPFDLGDKKILQGAKGPRVEKLQRRLEELNYDPGKVDGQYGAATLVAVWAFQKVNGIEPTSTIGRKTRDALTDPKEPKVRVPNGAADRVEVMLKKQLLVAYEDDEIELISHISSGSGVEYCEEYTDEVTGESGTSCGVAVTPTGDYKASRRIPGWRKSKLGLLYNPIYFNGGIAFHGAPSVPLYPASHGCVRIPMHTANSFPDMVAHNERVYVRN
- a CDS encoding YbaK/EbsC family protein; the protein is MQNNVERVVEVLRAEGATGEVRMLEDSAPTAATAAAGLGVEVAQIANSLVFVADGEPLLVIASGGRRVDTTLLAQHLGVAKIRRADPELVRSHTGFAIGGVAPVGHRNPIRTVVDNSLAEWDEVWAAAGHPHSVFPTSYDELLRITGGEAHDVRAEQAPTT
- a CDS encoding GNAT family N-acetyltransferase; translation: MDEPNPAHYRIEAAELSEHLLGELARVYGAANDPNDDRTRRAMLFAQHANEPQWQAIIAGSPVVGFAYGFHCVPGQWWRETVYEQLRARLGRRRAKRWLADTCCLAELHVHPAWQRGGIGQALLTELSEWRTERTMVLSTPDRGSAHGFYRRLGFVELAGSVQFPGNASPYTVFGKSER